The Elusimicrobiota bacterium genome includes a region encoding these proteins:
- the uppP gene encoding undecaprenyl-diphosphatase UppP: MSYLHAAVLGLVQGLGEFLPISSSAHLVLVPWLFKWSYQGLDYDVALHWGTMIAVCVYFWKDWVELLKAGLSKAESAQRRLFWAIALATVPGGVVGLLLEKRVERDLHSPVIIALTLAAFGLLLGLSQRLGRQQRRTEDLSLRDVFLIGCAQALAVVPGVSRSGSTMTAGLLLGLKREEAARFSFLLMVPIVIGAGVMKLRHVGAEAAHGAFWFGILVTTLVGLACIKLLLAYLKDRGVGVFVAYRLVFAALVLAAALR; this comes from the coding sequence ATGAGCTATCTGCACGCCGCGGTCCTTGGCTTGGTCCAAGGCCTGGGGGAGTTCCTGCCCATTTCGAGCTCCGCGCACCTGGTGCTGGTGCCCTGGCTCTTCAAGTGGAGCTACCAGGGCCTGGACTACGACGTGGCCCTGCATTGGGGCACCATGATCGCGGTCTGCGTCTATTTCTGGAAAGACTGGGTGGAGCTCCTCAAGGCCGGGCTCTCCAAGGCCGAGTCCGCCCAGCGCCGGCTCTTCTGGGCCATCGCGCTGGCCACCGTTCCGGGCGGCGTCGTCGGCCTCCTGCTGGAGAAGCGCGTCGAACGGGACCTGCACTCGCCCGTCATCATCGCGCTGACCTTGGCGGCCTTCGGGCTTTTGCTGGGCCTGTCCCAGCGGCTGGGCCGCCAGCAGAGGCGGACCGAGGACCTGAGCCTGCGCGACGTATTCCTGATCGGCTGCGCCCAAGCCTTGGCCGTGGTTCCCGGCGTGTCGCGCTCCGGCTCCACCATGACGGCCGGACTGCTCTTGGGCCTCAAGCGCGAGGAGGCGGCGCGGTTCTCGTTCCTGCTCATGGTCCCCATCGTCATCGGCGCCGGGGTCATGAAGCTGCGCCACGTGGGGGCCGAGGCGGCGCACGGCGCCTTCTGGTTCGGGATACTCGTCACCACGCTGGTGGGCCTGGCCTGCATCAAGCTCCTGCTCGCTTATCTCAAGGACCGCGGCGTCGGCGTCTTCGTGGCCTACCGCCTTGTATTCGCCGCCCTCGTTCTCGCCGCGGCCCTGCGCTGA
- a CDS encoding DUF167 domain-containing protein produces the protein MEKLLRVKVHPDSRENRLEEKGPTAYEAWVKAEAEQGKANAAVLSLLAARLGIEAKRLRIIKGATAPSKIVAVLG, from the coding sequence ATGGAAAAGCTCCTGCGCGTGAAGGTGCACCCGGACTCGCGCGAGAACCGCCTGGAGGAGAAAGGCCCGACCGCCTATGAGGCCTGGGTCAAGGCCGAAGCCGAGCAGGGCAAGGCCAACGCCGCGGTGCTCTCCTTGCTCGCCGCGCGCTTGGGAATAGAGGCCAAGCGCCTGCGCATCATCAAGGGCGCGACCGCCCCTTCCAAGATCGTCGCTGTCCTGGGCTAG